DNA sequence from the Scylla paramamosain isolate STU-SP2022 chromosome 4, ASM3559412v1, whole genome shotgun sequence genome:
TGGTGTTCATTCACGAGGATCTGTCCCGCTACAACCACCTACTGCTGGAGGAGGCTGCTTCCTCTGTCACGGCCTCGCTCTGCCACAACGACGGCCTGTGTTGCAACGTTAGCTACACCTTCCCCGGCAACACCTCGATGACTGGGCACTACATGCTGCTGGCGTACAGTGGGCTGGTGGAGAAGGGTGGCGGCGTGTACTCTATGTACATTCAAGTGTGTTCTGTTGTTTTCTGTCTCAGTGATGAGGTCAACTCTTGTGCTCGTGTTGAGGGTGAAGACCCGCCGCTGGCTTCCAGTTTTCTGCTTCAGGAAGTTAGCGGCATGTTTGGGACTCTTCACGTCTTTCCTTCTGTGATGCGTCGGGATCTGACCCTGGTTTCAGAGCACCTGTGGGACTTTAACAGTATTCCCTTGAGCCGCGACCAACGCAAGACTGTCATCCACGTCACGGGTGAGACTGGCCCTTTACTGTCCGTCACCCTAATGGGTCGATGGTATCAGCGCGACTTAGTGTAACATTCAGGGCTGCAGTGGCAATGGTTCCACAGCTCTGACAAAACAGTAACCTATCTGAGGCAATAAACCTTACAAAGAAGAGCTggtattgttttcctttcaggtgtttatatatatatatatatatatatatatatatatatatatatatatatatatatatatatatatatatatatatatatatatatatatatatatatatatatatatatatatatatatatatatatatatttatttatttatttattcatttctttacttattttatttatttatttatttatttattcatttctttacttattttatttatttatttgttttatttatttaattatttatttattttatttatttatttattttatttcattttattttattttttttatttattcatttatttatttatttatttttttgctgtaaGATGGAACTTCGAATAGCGAATGTGGGCAGCTATAACAAAGTTGTCTGTGTTGAGAATTCTGCATGCTTTCATCCCTGCGTGTCTCTTATTGAAACCATGTGGTCTTGAGCCtacctcttttctctcactaaCGCTTCCGCACCTCCACGCTCACTCCCCACACCCGTGAGGCAAGCATAGTGCAGCAGGACAGCAGCACTAAGGCGAGGCACTGACGGTGGACGGAAGTCAGTGCTCCCGCGCTCCCACTGAACCACGGACGCCTCCATTGCAACATTCACCCCCCAACGGCAGTTTTCCCGCGGGCGTGGAGCAGCTGTTTCCGTAAAGATGGGCGGGCTGGAGTGTGTGACAGGGGGAATAAAGACTCTACTGGGGGCAATAATAGTGATCGCAGCGCTGCCTGTGATGGTGCCAGTGCTTATAGTGCTGTGGCTGTGGCGTTGTTTGGCTCTGCTGGTCGTGCTTATCAAACACAGAAAAATAGTGCACGTGGCTTCAGGCATCGAAGCACTCTTTGCTCTGGATTCAGCAGGTGCAAGGGCAGTGATCAGTGGGGTGTTGGTGGTGCGAGGTCGTGTGGAAATTGCTACTGCAAGAAAACGACTACAGGAGCATGTTCTGAATGCTCGGGATTCCAAGGGCCGCCTATTACATCCAAAATTTAGACAGATGGTGGGGAAACGGTGCGGAGTTGTCGTCTGGATGTGGGAGGATAATTTTCAAGTCACTAGTCACGTAAGAGAGATGCAACGGGAACTGAGAGACGAGATTGACCTCCTGGAAGAGATAACCTCTCGCAATAAACTCCCCTTCGTGCGAGGCCACTCCGGTTGGGAACTGCTCGTGGCTTCTATGGCCAGCTACGGGAAGCAGCACGAGCCCCACACTGCAGTCTTGGTGCGTCTCCACCATTCGCTTGGTGACGGTCGATCCTTCATTACCTTGCTGCTGTCTGCCCTGCTCGACAGTCCTCTTGAAAAGCCACAGACACTCCCTATAGCCCGCCATCACCAAGACAGTCGCTTAGCTCGTCTGGGCCGCCTCCTATGGGCAGTCTCGAATACGCCGTGGGTGATGCGTCGCGTGCTGAGGCGGGGCGAACCGTCACCTCTACATGGGTGCCGGTTAGAGGGTCGAAAGATATTAGCGTGGTCGTCCCCTATGTCGCTGGCAGCCCTCAAAGAAGGCCGTAGTCTGGCTGGGGTGACTGTCAACGACCTGTTACTGGCAGGCTTAGCTCAAGCCCTCCACAGGTTAGTAATAATTCATATGAAGTAGAGACTTGGGTGAATTTGTACAAATTACATGCTATTTCATTAAGATTTATTGTTAGTGACGTAGTTTGCTCTTCTGTGCATCGGTAGATACTTGAAAACTAAGGGAGACGCAATGCCACAGCGAGTGGTGACGGTGCTGCCCGTGGATGTCACCCCGCCCACTGACACCCTCGCAGTCACTAACAATCTGTCCCTCTGCACATTTTCTCTTCCCACTGGTAAGTCCTGATGCCAGCTGATCGCTTGAGATACATGTGCAATTAGTGGTACAGCATGAGAACTGCTCCCACAGGCCCGATGGCACTTTTGGCGAGACTCGAGGCAATTCATCGCCGGCTGGAGAGACTGAAGGAATCTCCGGACATCATCGTCAATTACGTGGTACTAGACATGTTCACCAACTTGCTGCCTGGACCCCTAGCCCGCCGTGCCCTCAACACCCATGGAGTCACCCTGGTGGCTTCTAATCTCCCTGGTGAGTACATGCCACTCTTCTCGTGTTGTCTGGTTGAGTTACTATGACCGAATCCCCTGAGTTCCCTTCCCATGCTTCAGGCGACAGAGGAAGCCCCACATGCGAAGGGGATACACTGGGGTTACCAGGCAGCGAAGACAGAGAAAATAATGGATTTGCTTGTTAATATGGCTTCTTAACTCCTTCAGGCTAATTTGTGAGCTTACGTCTGAGGGTTCGTGTTTGATATGAAAGTTTTGCGAAGCCTGTCAGAGGAGAAACGGGTGTTAAGGGTTGGGCAGTGACGGCGGGGCGCGTTATGATTACTCTGTTATTTCAGGGCCTCAGGAGACAATACACATGTTCGGGGGAGTCGTGGACGACATCATGTTCTGGATTCCTAACAAGAGCCGAACAGGTGCGtgacttccttctccttcacctacAAAGCTCTTCCCCAACCCTCTTGTACCCGACGCCCCGCTTTGGTTAGGACCCCTCGTTCCCTCACAGCTGTGGGAAGAGCAATCATTCTGGCAGGATCTAAACTGAAGTTCtacttgctatttttttctaccgTAATTGCCTGCATGGATAAAAAGAACTGCTAGTGTAGGCGTGTCCGCTTTGCAAATGCAGGAAATGTAATTTTCATTAGTTTTCACTCGACTGCGTATCCCCGCAAATTtataaatttataaataaataaatataatttaaATAAATATTGTGTGAAGCACTTACtcattcccattttccttctcttctacagcATGCTTTTACCACAGAATAACTTAGAATAGAcgcaatagttttttttttttcatgaccaAGTAATGGTTGCCTACTGTTGATACTGCACGCGTACCTATCCTTGCTACGAGGGGCAAGAGATGCTGAATATCGTTTGGCCTCGCATATGCACACGTGAACAACAACCCCCTTGATACCACATGCTGATTCGGAGCGGCTACTTCAGATAACGTAAAGCTAGGTCATTTACAAAGGAGAAATATAAACTCATAATTTCGTGACACAAACAAGTTATCAAGTCGTTTAataattaaaatttttcttatcatacatattctctctctctctctctctctctctctctctctctctctctctctctctctctctctctctctctctctctctctctctctctctctctctctctctctctctctctctctctctctctctctcgcccggcacatgccgaaacaataattactcgcagtgaggtctaaagcactggatcaaaggatgctgtgaacttatcattaaactcagtTGTGACCTAACTGAACGTCTCCcttttgtgtttcacaacataagggggcagtcacaacctgccctctaaagataactctcttccttcacacagaacaagaagcacctaattacacacacacccttcactcaaaattcaaaattattatggcgactcctacaccagcctcggagaccCCATCTGGGGCTGGGACCACAAATGTCGCCAGGCCGGACTGTTCTTCTGGGGTGTTTTGAcaccctccctcaactttttcttcattaacttctgcaacagtcgcggtcttagatctaattttcattccgtagaacaccacttctcctctactaaacctcatcttcttttcgtcactgaaacacagttacctgaggcaactaacagtagctccttttctgttccctcctactttctctatcctcattttcaatatacagctggatgttgcgtctatgtgcacagtgacttaacttgctctcgtgcccacgctcttgaatctcccgtgttttccaccatctagctacgactacagagtcattgtcaaactaaatttatctgtgttttatacctctcacctaactccgctaactataagaaattctttgagtacttaacttccaaagtggagcaattctgattctcttcccttttgcagagatctccattcttggagacttcagtgttcaccaccagctttgcctttcctctcccttcactgaccatcctggtgaactaaacTGTAACTTTGCTaccctccacgacctagagcaattgatgcaacaccctaatCATAtttctgaccatcttggagatacgcctaataTTCTTGACCATTTTCTAacttctaatcctgcttatgctgttatcctgtcttctccgttgggctccttcgatcacaatctcatatctgtatcttgtcctatcgctccaatccctcctcgggAGGGAAGGTGgctctgacgttttgcctctgctagttggagggatcTGAAGAGGTATTAtgatgattttccttggaatgattactgcttccatgtcagagagtCATCTCTGTGTgttgagtgcataacagaggtgatagtgtctttcatggaggcatacattccttactctttctcttaacctaaaccttccaaaccttggtttaacacagcccgTTCTCGTGCCATACGGCTCGTGCTATACGGCCGTGCTATACGGcggcccataaaaggtacttgagctttccatcaccagaatctcaagtgctttatatttttgcctggaaccatgccaagtctgttctccatttagccaaaaactccatcattaatagaaagtgtcaaaatctttcaaaatctaactccacTCGTGAcctctggcacctagccaaaagcatctccaataactttgcttcttcttatttccctcctttatttcgaccagatggcaccactgctatcatatctatctctatagctgaactcttcgttaaAATCTTTggtaaaactctaccttggatgattcaaggcttattcctccctctctccaccctctgactacttcatgctacctatgtAAATATTTTGCAGTGAAGTTTTCcacgccctcgctggcctaaaccctcggaaggcttaagGAGGTGATGGGggccctcctattgttctccgaaactgtgcctccgtgtttgtaccttgcctagtcaaactctttgaactctgtctgtcaacatctacctttccttcttgctggaagtttgcctacattcaacctgttcctaaagagggtgaccgttctaatccttcaaactaccgtcctgtttctttaatttcctgcctatctaaagttttagaatctatcctcaacaggaagattcttaaatatctatcacttcacaaccttctatctgatcgccagtataggtttcgtcaaggccgctctattggtgatcttctggtcctccttactgagtcttggtcatcctctcttagagattttggtgaaacttttgctgttgccttagacatatcaaaagcttttgatagtctggcacaaagctttgatttccaaactaccctcttacgggttctctccttctctctgtaaattcatctcaagttttctttctgaccgttctattgctgctgtggtagacggtcactgttctcttaaatctattaacaatggtattcctcagggttctgtcttgtcacccactctcttcctgttattcatcaatgatcttctaaaccaaacttcttgtcctatccactccaactgtgatgataccaccctgcacttttctacgtcttttcgtagacgtctaacccttcaggaattaaacagttcatgaagggaagccacagaatgcctgacttctgatctctctaaaattctgattggggcagagcaaacttagtattgttcaatgtctcaaaaactcaatttctccatctatcaactcgacacaatcttccagacaaataTACTCCCTTCTTCATGACACTCAGCTACCCCACTCttcaacactgaacatcctcggtctgtcctttacttacaatctaaactggaaacttcacatctcatctctagctaaaacagcttctatgaagttagccgttctgagacgtctccgctagtttttctcacccttccagctgctaactccgtacaggagctttatccgtccatgtatgaagtattcttcacatatatatatatatatatatatatatatatatatatatatatatatatatatatatatatatatatatatatatatatatatatatatatatatatatatatatatatatatatatatatatatatatatatatatatatatatatatatatatatatatatattaaaatgcTGATTAGCCATTACGTATAAGGTACTATAGACACAGTAAGAATGACACTGGAATTTTCCCAGTTTATGAAATGTACAAATGTATTAACAATGATCGTTGTTTTTCTGTTGTTCCCTCCCGCCCCTGCACCTGACTAACATCTCGCTTTTTTGCAGGGATTGGCGTGTCCATGCTGAGCTATCGAGGACAGGTGCGCCTAGGCCTCAACGTGGACACCGCACTCGTGAATTCTGAAGAGGTTGCTCAGCAGTTACTGGAGGACACTATTGTTCAGACAAGGTCGCTGTTGAAGGAACTTGGAGCAGTCGAGATCGAACCCGAGGCCATGCTCTCAGACACTGTCTCAGCTGTCTCAGAGACCGAGCTGCTGCTGGGAGAGGGAAAGCAGCTCCCTCTCCGGCCAAACCAGCCGCCTCGAGTTCGCCCCGCCACCCTCACACATAAAAACTGACTTACATCGGCAAGAGTCGACCACTGGTATGTAAAATGGTAGACATGATTTGAAATTCACGTATAGTATTTAGATGCTTTAGATAGAGTAGGTGCGGGAATTTCCTACTGGCCAGCGTACACTGTAACCCAAATTACGAAGTCATTCGACGACCTTGACTATAAGCATGACACGTCGCTGATTATATATCACGGGTCAACAATCAAAATGCTTCCGAAACCAGAGTAACAATCTTTGACTAACTTTAGGTCACTGATAATGAATATCATGATTAAAATTGTTTGTTTGGTCTACTTTTCAAGATGCACCTACATGTCAGAACAGATTCCAACAGGCTCGCGGCCGTGTTTCTCACAATACTCACAGTCACACTGCCCTTCATTACTGACCTagtcagtgttgccagattgTCAGTAATTTCTGGAGATCTGAAATTTTGATCTTCTGTCAGAATTTAAGAAATTAGTTACTGTAAAATCTTAAATtttaacctgagagagagagagagagagagagagagagagagagagagagagagagagagagagagagagagagagagagagagagagagagagcagaacacGGAGTTAACAGTTCTCCTAACACCTAACCTCTCAGGTGTATTTCTCAGACTTGCACAAGgaacatttttttcatctctcttacaatcatttccctttcttccttgctcccATACAATCCCAACACTGAGAATCCCTCTATCTATTTCCTACCGTCTAGTCTGCCACTCTGATTCACTTATGATTCCCATAATTGTCTCTATAAGTCTACCTCTCTGTCGCTCATATCTACAGCACTCCACAATAAAGTGTTCAATcgtctcctcccccacccctatAAAAGTTACAATCTTGGTCCTGCTCGTTCCTACTCTGGCCTTAACCTCTAGTGTTCCTGTCCTTGCTTTGACTAACAATTTACTCCTTCAGTCTCCTACATGCCAGTGAAGTACCACCGGTCTTTCTTTGATTCTTTACCATTTAAGCGTGGACTTGCTCTCCATTCCTGACTGTCATCTGGTCCTGCCATTcccttctatattttttcctcaccaTCTTGCTACCTAGCCTCTGCCACTCTTGGTCTATGTTCCCTCTTCGTTTCcaccgttttattttttttttttccaagatgaGTTCCCCTCTACACTAAGTAACCCACCTCTCCTCGCTGAGCCCCTCCATCTTCTTAAGTAAATTAAGTTTTCCTTTCACTACCCTTTCCCTGAATGTGCTCCATCCCATCTCACCTCTGATTGCCTCTACTGCTGTACTATTTGGGACCCCTAAACTCCACTGTCTATAATGTTCCGTGATCTTTTTTAGCTTCATGAGACCTCCCTCCCAGTAATAAGTAACTTCTGATCTATACAAACAATACGGGACTGTCATTCCTTTCCACAAGCTTCTACTTATTTCAAACTTGTTAACTGATCTATTCTTTCGTTAATTATCATGTGTGTCATTCTCCTgcattccctttatttatttgtctttgttttctcctcctactccctctttattaatgtttaaacatagttatatatatttatttattacttctaTCACACTGTTCGCCAGGACCCAGTGGCTTCATCCTGTGCTGTTATATTTTATCACCTTACATTTCCTGTCACTACATTTAGTGTCCCACTCCCTTCTGTGTTCCTCTGGTATTCCTCTGCTATTCTAAATAACTTCTTcatatcctctttcttctcagcAATCAACACTGTGTCATCTGCGCATGCTAGGCCTCCCAATCTACTGTCTCCAATCCTTGCTACCTCCTCTGATTTCCTAATCGTTACTGGCAATTCCTCTATTTATAaagatatatatgtaaatacatTTGCAAACAATAGCTATATAATTGCTTTTAATCTCCCTGTAAAAGTTGCATTCTTGATAAATATTGCACTGCGTAACTTTTAATTACAAGAAGAATATTTAATTCTTGTAATATATACTAACTATGAAAATTTCAATggttagatttttatttatttacttatttatttattcatttattttatttatttattttatttatttttttattatttatttatttacttatttatttatttatctattttatttatttgtttatttattttattttttttattttattttattttattttattttttatttatttattttatttatttatttatttatttttttttttttttttttgcgggggggACAACAAATCTCCAAAAAATTTTACCGGGACATCCGGCAACACTGAACCCAGCAGTCATAGAAGGTGGTTGTGCTTTGCaattgtgtattttgtggtGAAATGTAAGTAATTTTCCTAGTCAAATACTTTTTAATGTATAATAACTGTTCATTGAGCAAGCAATTTATACGCATGTTAGACAtttaatattaattttattttcttactgaaTTATATAAGTACTTGTGCTAAGCTTTCATGTTCATTATTGTAATGATTGATTTATAAAGTTCTGCTTATTTTTCCAGATGCCTCGTAGTTGTGTGAATAAAGTAGACAACTTCTGCTACACTTGTGGTGAGGTGACCTTTTCATCACAGAAGCACAGTGCTTTGGTTAGAAAGGCATACTATGTTTTGGATGCAAGATTGGTGACCAGGATAAGAACTGGGTTCCTCATGTATGCTGTAACACTTGTGCTACTAATCTTCGCCAATGGTtaaacagggagaggaaaagaatgccCTTTGCTGTGCCGATGACCTGGCGAAAGCCAAGAGATCATACCAACAATTATTATTTCTGCACGGCATCTCCAGTACAAAAGGGTTtgtcaaagaagaaaaacagttcT
Encoded proteins:
- the LOC135099687 gene encoding putative diacyglycerol O-acyltransferase MT3172 isoform X1, producing MGGLECVTGGIKTLLGAIIVIAALPVMVPVLIVLWLWRCLALLVVLIKHRKIVHVASGIEALFALDSAGARAVISGVLVVRGRVEIATARKRLQEHVLNARDSKGRLLHPKFRQMVGKRCGVVVWMWEDNFQVTSHVREMQRELRDEIDLLEEITSRNKLPFVRGHSGWELLVASMASYGKQHEPHTAVLVRLHHSLGDGRSFITLLLSALLDSPLEKPQTLPIARHHQDSRLARLGRLLWAVSNTPWVMRRVLRRGEPSPLHGCRLEGRKILAWSSPMSLAALKEGRSLAGVTVNDLLLAGLAQALHRYLKTKGDAMPQRVVTVLPVDVTPPTDTLAVTNNLSLCTFSLPTGPMALLARLEAIHRRLERLKESPDIIVNYVVLDMFTNLLPGPLARRALNTHGVTLVASNLPGPQETIHMFGGVVDDIMFWIPNKSRTGIGVSMLSYRGQVRLGLNVDTALVNSEEVAQQLLEDTIVQTRSLLKELGAVEIEPEAMLSDTVSAVSETELLLGEGKQLPLRPNQPPRVRPATLTHKN